The sequence below is a genomic window from Halomonas halophila.
GGAGCTGGGGCGCCAGCTGCGGGCCGCCTACGACGGTCGTCTGGTGCAGGTCTATCAGGACGGGCCGGACGAGGTCGAGGTGCGGGTGCTGTTGCCCCGCGCGCAGCGCGAGCGGCTGAGCTCGCTGTCGCGACTGTCGATCCGCACCCCCGGCGGCGACTTCGTGCCGCTCGACCAGGTGGCTCGTTTCGACCACCGCCAGGGCTTCTCGGCCCTGCGCCATGCGGACGGTAACCTGGCGGTGGAGGTCACCGCCGAAGTGGATACGGCGGTCAACACGCCCGACCGCATCCTCGCCGACCTGGAAGCCACGGTGCTGCCGACGTTGATGCGTGATCATGGGGTGCGCTACAGCTTCGAGGGTCGCGCCGCCGACCAGCGCGAGACCTTCGCCGACATGCGCGTCGGGCTGATGGTGGGACTGGCGCTGATGTACGTGGTCCTGGCCTGGGTGTTCGCCTCCTGGAGCCTGCCGTTGATCGTCATGGCGACGATTCCGCTGGCGCTGGTGGGGGCGCTGGTGGGCCACTGGCTGATGGGGCTCGACCTGACCATGCTGTCGCTGTTCGGCCTGTTCGGGCTCTCCGGCATCGTGGTCAACAACGCCATCATCCTGGTGGCCTTCTATCGCCAGCAGCGCCATCGGGGGCTGGCCATCGATGCCGCGCTCAACGAGGCGGTGGTCCAGCGCGTGCGCGCGGTGCTGCTGACCTCGCTGACCACCATCGGCGGGCTGATGCCGCTGCTGTTCGAGACCTCGCTGCAGGCCCAGTTCCTGATCCCGATGGCGGTGTCCATCGCCTTCGGCCTGGGGCTCTCGACGCTGCTGGTGCTGGCGGTGATTCCGGCGCTGCTCAGCTATCTCGAGCACCTGCGCGAGCGCTTCGGGCGCGTGGCGCTGACGGACACCGAGTGACGGGCGCGGGATCGGGTCATGACTAGCCGAGCAGTTCGGCCAGCAGTTCGGGCTGTCGCGGCATCAGGCCGACCTTGAGCCCCAGCGGTCGGAAGACCCGGTCGAGGCTGGCCATGGAGGCGTTGCCGGCGTCCCGCTCGATGTCCGACAGGGTGCGCCGGCTGACGCCGACCAGCTCGGCATAGGCCGTCTGGGTCAGGCCCAGGACCTCGCGCCGAAGGGTGCGCAGCACGCGGCCTTCGGTGGTCTCGCCGCGCATCAGCAGGCGCAGCTGTTCGAGCAGCGCCGCCTGGCGCGCCTGGGGAGAGCGGGCCTGTGGCTTCATGTCAGCCCCCAGCGCGTCAGGCGATCATCGAGATGGTTCAGTCCCACCGCCGGCATGTCCAGGATGCGCGACGGCACGCCGTGATCCGCCAGTCGATCGCGAAGGCCCGGCAGGCGGTCGCCCAGGGCTCGTAGCTCACCCATCAGGCGCTCCGGCTCGACCAGATCCGCCAGGTGCTCGGCGACTGCCGGCCAGTCGACGTCTCCGCCTCGTTCGAATGTCGGCCCCCACTGCGTCGTCCGGGTCACGCCCTCGGGGTCGGCCTTCATGGGGGCGAAGTCATAGACCGGTGCGTGCCAGATGCCCTCGGGACGCTTGAGCAGGGCGGCATTACGACCGTGATTGTCCGAATTGCCGAAGGCCAGATTGAGCAGGTCCCGCTTGACCCATTCGATGACGAAAGCGGCCGCATCGAAGGGCTCGCGGCCCTCGCGTACCCGATGCTGGCCCTTCAGCAGCGCCACCAGTCGGCGAATGGCCGCGGGGTGGCGCAGGTGAGTGCCCGGTGCGACGCCGAGCAGCGCGTATACCGATTCCAGACCGTGGCGATGGAGCTGGCCCTGGCGCCATTCGACATCGAAACGCGGCAGCCAGAGAGAGGGATAGCGGGTGCCCTCGTGGAGCTCCAGGCCTTCGACAGGCACGGTATCCACGCCAAGGGCATGCAACTCGCGATAGTAGTGATATTCGGCGCGCAGGATGTCGCAGTCGTCGTCGCTGCGGCTCCCGCGGGGAAACTTGACCAGATAATGGGCGTCGGGCGTGGTGGTGTCGTCCTGCCAGGTGTCGATCCACACCTGACGATCCGGGGTGCGACGTACCAGCAGCTTGGGGGCCTCCCCACCGGCGCCGGTGGCGCCGCCGCTGGCGGCGCCCATCTGCTGAGCGTATTCGAGGAAGTCTGTATGGCGTTCCAGCACCTCTTCCTGCGGGAAGCGCAGGGACGCCAGGGCATCTCCGGCCGGGCGTTCGGGGAGTGCTTCGCGGATGCGCAGGTTTCCTACCGGCGCTATGGTACCGCGGCGCAGCAGTTCACTGTCCTGCTGGCCGGGGTCGAGGTCCTGCAACCCCAGATGCTCGATCCAGTAGCGGCGGCTGGCACCGGCCGGCATGATGTCCTCGAGAAAGCCGAACCAGCGGTCGCCGCGGTGGGTCATCATCAATTCGACGGGCAGGGTCAGGCTGCACGCGTGTTCGTCGTCGTGGAACATCCAGGCCAGTGCATAGTCCTGGAAGTATCCCAGCCTGGCCGGTCCGCGCGTTCCCCGTTCCGGCGCCGGAATCTCGAGCAGCGCGGCGTCCTGCCAACGCGTCTGGTGATGGATCTGGATCGTCAGCTGCATGGAAGGCATCTGTTTTGAGCAATATGCTACTCAGGATAGAGCAGTCAGGCTTTTTTTGAGAACTATCTTTCTCAAAAAAGGGCTTTGTCACAATCTTTGAGCAGATTTCCTGCTCAAAAATGTTTTGCGCATGCAAGGAGACGACATGACGTCCACCGTACTGATCACCGGCGCCAATCGCGGCGTCGGGCTGGCGCTGGCGCGCCACTACCATGACGCGGGCTGGACCGTGATCGGTGTCTGCCGGGAGGCGTCCTTCGAGCTGGCCGAGGTGGCGGCTCGCGTCATCGAGGGAATCGACGTGACGCGTGAGAAGGACGTGGAGCGCCTGGTCGCCGAGCTCGAGGGCCAGGCGCTGGCGTTGCTGATCAACAACGCCGGAATGCTCCATGACGAGGTACTGGGAGAGATCGACTTCGACGCGATCCGCACCCAGATGGAGATCAACGCCTATGCGCCGCTGCGGGTGGTGGAGGCGCTGTTGCCGTGCCTGGGTGAAGGGGCGAAGATCGCCAACATCACCAGCCGCATGGGCTCGATCGCCGACAACGATTCCGGTGGCCGATACGGTTACCGCGCTTCCAAGGCGGCGCTGAACGCCTTCGGCAAGTCGCTGGCAGTGGATCTGGCCCCGCGCGGCATCGCCGTGGCCCAGCTGCATCCCGGCTATGTACAGACACGGATGGTCGGCTTCGGCGGCCTGATTTCCCCGGCAGAGGCCGCCGCGGGGCTGGCCGAGCGCATCGAGGCGCTGACGCTGGAGACCAGCGGCGGTTTCTGGCACAGCAACGGCGAACGCCTGCCATGGTGAGCGCCGCGGCAGGAGAGAGAGGCGCCTTCGTCACCCCCGCGGCGCGCGAACGGCTGCTGGCGGGCGTCGAGGCGGCCGGCGAGGCGGTGATGGCGATCTATCGACGGCCCTTCGACGTCGAGACCAAGGCCGACGACAGCCCGGTCACCGAGGCCGATCTCTGTGCCCACCATGCGCTGGTCGACCTGCTCGGCGAGGTGACGCCGGCGGTACCGGTGCTTTCCGAGGAGTCGGAGGCCGTGCCCTACGCCACTCGCCGCACCTGGCAGCGCTACTGGCTCGTCGACCCGTTGGACGGGACCAAGGAGTTCATCCGACGCAGCGGCGACTTCACGCTCAACGTGGCGCTGATCGAGGACGGCGTGCCGACCTTCGGCATCGTGCATGCGCCGACGCTCGGCGTGAGTTGGTTCGGCCAGCTCGGAGAGGGCGCCTGGCGGCGTGAGGCCGGTGAGACGCGGGCGATCGGCGTGCGCCCTCTGCCGGACCCGGCGTTCGAGGCCTGGCGGGTCATGGGCAGCCGCTCCCATGGCCTGTCGGCGCTGGCGAGCTTCCTGGAACGCCTGCCATGCCACGCGCTCGTCTCGCGAGGCAGTTCGCTGAAACTGTGTCTGGTGGCGGAGGGGAGCGCCGACCTCTATCCGCGCTTCGGCCCGACCAGCGAGTGGGACACGGCGGCGGCCCAGGCGGTGGTGACGGCGGCCGGTGGCCAGGTACTGGATGCCGGGTCCCTCAAGCCGCTTCGCTGCAACCGTCATGACTCGCTGCTCAATCCCGCTTTCATCGCCTGTGGCGAGCGAGATCCCCGCTGGGAGCGGGCGCTGGCCGAGAGCCTCGTCGAGGGGGATTGAGCCTCCCCGGTTCGGCTGGAAGTCGACCGCTGTTCGACAATCCCTGAGGCGCAAAATTTTCATCCACATGTCACCCTGTGACCTCCCCCGTTTGGACTATCGTATAGGTCCGATCAGGTCAGTCGGAGGCGGTCACATGTGTCATGTCGAGATCGAGCGGCGTCCCCTGCACCGACTTCACGCGCGTGTCGGCGCCGCACCCGAGGTGGTTTTCATTGTGTCGCGTCACGAGCCGTTGCGCGGCGTCGGCTGGGATCCCCGACGGGGACTCTTCCTGATGCTGCAGTGCGGTGATCGTTGCTATCCGCTCTACGATGTCAGTCGCGGCAGCGACATCCTGGCCATGCGTCTGCTGGCAGTGGAAGTGGCTGCACCCGATGATCCCCGGGTGAAGGCGTTCGTCATCGAGGCGCTGGGCGAGGCACTGGGAGTGGCGGTCTAGTCGTTCCGCCGGGCGCTGCCGAGGTCACGTCCAGGCGCGGTAACCGCGAGGCGCTTCCCCGGCGGCTGTCGATAGGCTCGAGACAGAGGCCGGGCCGGGCGGTACAATCGCTGCATTTCCCACACCCATCATCGCCCCGACCTGCTTGGATGCCCGAGCATGCGGGCGAGTACTGATCAGTAACGAGCCTCAATGTCGACCGACCCTATCGCCCAAGAAGCCGCGCTGCGTCGCACCTTCGCGATCATTTCGCACCCCGATGCGGGTAAGACCACCATCACCGAGAAGATGCTGCTGTTCGGAAACGCCATCCAGATGGCGGGTTCGGTGAAGAGCAAGCGCGACGATCGTCATGCCACCTCCGACTGGATGAAGATGGAGCAGGAGCGCGGCATCTCGGTGACCACCTCCGTGATGCAGTTCCCCTACGGTGGGCGTATCGTCAACCTGCTCGACACCCCGGGCCACGAGGACTTCTCCGAGGATACCTACCGCACCCTGACCGCGGTGGACTCGGCGCTGATGGTGATCGACGGCGCCAAGGGCGTCGAGGACCGCACCATCAAGCTGATGGAGGTCTGCCGGCTGCGCACCACGCCGATCCTGACCTTCATCAACAAGATGGACCGTGATATCCGTGACCCCATCGAAGTGATGGACGAGGTCGAGAAGGTGCTCAACATCCAGTGCGCGCCCATGACCTGGCCGATCGGCATGGGCCGTCACTTCAAGGGCGTCTATCACCTCTACAACGACGTCATCCACCTCTACACCCAAGGCCAGGGCAACCGCATCCCCGAGGACAAGCGCATCGAGGGCCTCGACAGCCCCGAGGTCGACGAGATCCTGGGCGAGGACGCCGCCGAGGAGCTGCGCATGGAGGTCGAGCTGGTGCGCGGCGCCTCCCACGAATTCGACCTCGAGGCCTATCGTCGCGGCGAGCTGACCCCGGTGTACTTCGGTACCGCCATGGGCAACTTCGGCGTGCGCGAGATGCTGGACGGCTTCGTCGAGTATGCGCCGGCACCCCAGCCGCGGGAGACCAATCTGCGTACGGTGGAATCCGAGGACGGCAAGTTCACCGGCTTCGTGTTCAAGATCCAGGCCAACATGGACCCGAACCACCGCGATCGGATCGCCTTCCTGCGGGTCTGCTCGGGCAAGTACGAGAAGAACATGAAGATGCGCCACACGCGCATCGGCAAGGACGTCAAGATCGCCGACGCCCTGACCTTCATGGCCTCGGATCGTTCCCATGTCGAGGAAGCCTGGCCCGGTGACATCATCGGCCTGCACAACCACGGCACCATCCAGATTGGCGACACCTTCACCCAGGGCGAGGACATGCGCTTCACCGGCATTCCGCACTTTGCTCCGGAGCTGTTCAAACGCGTGCGCCTCAAGGACCCGTTGAAGATGAAGGCGCTGCAGAAGGGCCTGCAGCAGCTGTCCGAGGAGGGCGCCACCCAGGTGTTCATGCCGATGGACAACAACGATCTGATCCTCGGCGCCGTGGGCACCCTGCAGTTCGACGTGGTCGCCCATCGCCTCAAGGAAGAGTACAAGGTCGACTGCATCTACGAGGGCATCAACGTCCAGACCGCCCGCTGGGTCTACTGCGACGACGCCAAGATGCTCGAGGAGTTCAAGCGCAAGGCCAGCCAGAACCTCGCCATCGACGGCGGTGGCTACCTGACCTACATCGCACCGACCCGGGTCAACCTGCAGATGACCCAGGAGCGCTGGCCGGACGTGCGCTTCAGCCCGACCCGCGAGCACTGACCCGGGCTGCGCCCGGAGCCTTAGGCTAGAGGCTTGAAGAGCGGCGCTTCGTGCCTGAAAGCGAGAAGAAGAACCACCCCTAGGCACTTGCCATAGGGGCGGTTCGCGTTACGCTTCTTTCCAGCTTCCAGCTTCCAGCTTCCAGCTTCCAGCTTCCAGCTTATGTTGATCGACGCCCACTGCCATCTGGACTTTCCCGACTTCGACGCCGACCGCGAGGCGGTGCTGGCGCGTGCCCATGCGGCGGGCGTCGAGCACTTCGTGGTACCGGGCACCCGGCGTCGCGACTGGCCACGGG
It includes:
- a CDS encoding helix-turn-helix transcriptional regulator, which translates into the protein MKPQARSPQARQAALLEQLRLLMRGETTEGRVLRTLRREVLGLTQTAYAELVGVSRRTLSDIERDAGNASMASLDRVFRPLGLKVGLMPRQPELLAELLG
- a CDS encoding type II toxin-antitoxin system HipA family toxin, translating into MQLTIQIHHQTRWQDAALLEIPAPERGTRGPARLGYFQDYALAWMFHDDEHACSLTLPVELMMTHRGDRWFGFLEDIMPAGASRRYWIEHLGLQDLDPGQQDSELLRRGTIAPVGNLRIREALPERPAGDALASLRFPQEEVLERHTDFLEYAQQMGAASGGATGAGGEAPKLLVRRTPDRQVWIDTWQDDTTTPDAHYLVKFPRGSRSDDDCDILRAEYHYYRELHALGVDTVPVEGLELHEGTRYPSLWLPRFDVEWRQGQLHRHGLESVYALLGVAPGTHLRHPAAIRRLVALLKGQHRVREGREPFDAAAFVIEWVKRDLLNLAFGNSDNHGRNAALLKRPEGIWHAPVYDFAPMKADPEGVTRTTQWGPTFERGGDVDWPAVAEHLADLVEPERLMGELRALGDRLPGLRDRLADHGVPSRILDMPAVGLNHLDDRLTRWGLT
- a CDS encoding SDR family oxidoreductase, with the translated sequence MTSTVLITGANRGVGLALARHYHDAGWTVIGVCREASFELAEVAARVIEGIDVTREKDVERLVAELEGQALALLINNAGMLHDEVLGEIDFDAIRTQMEINAYAPLRVVEALLPCLGEGAKIANITSRMGSIADNDSGGRYGYRASKAALNAFGKSLAVDLAPRGIAVAQLHPGYVQTRMVGFGGLISPAEAAAGLAERIEALTLETSGGFWHSNGERLPW
- the cysQ gene encoding 3'(2'),5'-bisphosphate nucleotidase CysQ, whose translation is MVSAAAGERGAFVTPAARERLLAGVEAAGEAVMAIYRRPFDVETKADDSPVTEADLCAHHALVDLLGEVTPAVPVLSEESEAVPYATRRTWQRYWLVDPLDGTKEFIRRSGDFTLNVALIEDGVPTFGIVHAPTLGVSWFGQLGEGAWRREAGETRAIGVRPLPDPAFEAWRVMGSRSHGLSALASFLERLPCHALVSRGSSLKLCLVAEGSADLYPRFGPTSEWDTAAAQAVVTAAGGQVLDAGSLKPLRCNRHDSLLNPAFIACGERDPRWERALAESLVEGD
- the prfC gene encoding peptide chain release factor 3, giving the protein MSTDPIAQEAALRRTFAIISHPDAGKTTITEKMLLFGNAIQMAGSVKSKRDDRHATSDWMKMEQERGISVTTSVMQFPYGGRIVNLLDTPGHEDFSEDTYRTLTAVDSALMVIDGAKGVEDRTIKLMEVCRLRTTPILTFINKMDRDIRDPIEVMDEVEKVLNIQCAPMTWPIGMGRHFKGVYHLYNDVIHLYTQGQGNRIPEDKRIEGLDSPEVDEILGEDAAEELRMEVELVRGASHEFDLEAYRRGELTPVYFGTAMGNFGVREMLDGFVEYAPAPQPRETNLRTVESEDGKFTGFVFKIQANMDPNHRDRIAFLRVCSGKYEKNMKMRHTRIGKDVKIADALTFMASDRSHVEEAWPGDIIGLHNHGTIQIGDTFTQGEDMRFTGIPHFAPELFKRVRLKDPLKMKALQKGLQQLSEEGATQVFMPMDNNDLILGAVGTLQFDVVAHRLKEEYKVDCIYEGINVQTARWVYCDDAKMLEEFKRKASQNLAIDGGGYLTYIAPTRVNLQMTQERWPDVRFSPTREH